A single region of the Oncorhynchus keta strain PuntledgeMale-10-30-2019 chromosome 4, Oket_V2, whole genome shotgun sequence genome encodes:
- the si:dkey-12l12.1 gene encoding uncharacterized protein si:dkey-12l12.1 isoform X1: MEAALWVCLSLLCLQGSFLQLTRGADCTGTSPVEDCVNGQTTGGKKDGFLRLMPSAPRETHTQKKPQRGRLEAHSVLGRWKDDNILSAVSLDRQESEFGKHSSLPGSFSTKGFPNTLIQVQTERARRHLGQSGTKKKNKPKSRVGSFSLLSNNPSAAIQVTRVRRQLQKEKKKGKPRGRTGAYSAMDVPDKPEPLGQRRKRSPQKKKNQTKRIVCS; encoded by the exons ATGGAAGCTGCTCTTTGGGTGTGCCTCAGTCTGCTCTGTCTGCAGGGCAGCTTTCTCCAGCTCACACGTGGTGCAGACTGCACTGGGACATCACCGGTGGAAGACTGTGTTAATGGGCAGACCACCGGAGGGAAG AAGGATGGGTTTCTGCGGCTGATGCCATCTGCTCCAAGAGAGACCCATACCCAGAAAAAGCCACAG AGAGGACGACTTGAGGCACACTCTGTACTTGGT AGGTGGAAGGATGACAACATACTGTCAGCCGTGTCGTTGGACAGACAGGAGAGCGAGTTTGGGAAGCACTCCAGCCTTCCTGGGTCCTTCTCAACTAAGGGCTTCCCCAACACACTCATCCAAGTTCAG acagagcGGGCCAGGAGACACTTGGGCCAGTCTGGGACCAAGAAGAAGAACAAGCCTAAATCCAGAGTGGGATCTTTTTCTCTGCTCAGCAACAACCCCAGCGCCGCCATACAG GTAACCAGAGTACGGAGGCAGCtgcagaaggagaagaagaaagggaAGCCAAGAGGACGAACAGGAGCGTACTCCGCTATGGACGTACCAGACAAACCTGAACCCTTG GGACAAAGGCGCAAGAGGAgcccacagaagaagaagaatcaGACCAAGAGAATTGTTTGTTCATAA
- the si:dkey-12l12.1 gene encoding uncharacterized protein si:dkey-12l12.1 isoform X3, protein MEAALWVCLSLLCLQGSFLQLTRGADCTGTSPVEDCVNGQTTGGKKDGFLRLMPSAPRETHTQKKPQRWKDDNILSAVSLDRQESEFGKHSSLPGSFSTKGFPNTLIQVQTERARRHLGQSGTKKKNKPKSRVGSFSLLSNNPSAAIQVTRVRRQLQKEKKKGKPRGRTGAYSAMDVPDKPEPLGQRRKRSPQKKKNQTKRIVCS, encoded by the exons ATGGAAGCTGCTCTTTGGGTGTGCCTCAGTCTGCTCTGTCTGCAGGGCAGCTTTCTCCAGCTCACACGTGGTGCAGACTGCACTGGGACATCACCGGTGGAAGACTGTGTTAATGGGCAGACCACCGGAGGGAAG AAGGATGGGTTTCTGCGGCTGATGCCATCTGCTCCAAGAGAGACCCATACCCAGAAAAAGCCACAG AGGTGGAAGGATGACAACATACTGTCAGCCGTGTCGTTGGACAGACAGGAGAGCGAGTTTGGGAAGCACTCCAGCCTTCCTGGGTCCTTCTCAACTAAGGGCTTCCCCAACACACTCATCCAAGTTCAG acagagcGGGCCAGGAGACACTTGGGCCAGTCTGGGACCAAGAAGAAGAACAAGCCTAAATCCAGAGTGGGATCTTTTTCTCTGCTCAGCAACAACCCCAGCGCCGCCATACAG GTAACCAGAGTACGGAGGCAGCtgcagaaggagaagaagaaagggaAGCCAAGAGGACGAACAGGAGCGTACTCCGCTATGGACGTACCAGACAAACCTGAACCCTTG GGACAAAGGCGCAAGAGGAgcccacagaagaagaagaatcaGACCAAGAGAATTGTTTGTTCATAA
- the si:dkey-12l12.1 gene encoding uncharacterized protein si:dkey-12l12.1 isoform X2 has protein sequence MEAALWVCLSLLCLQGSFLQLTRGADCTGTSPVEDCVNGQTTGGKDGFLRLMPSAPRETHTQKKPQRGRLEAHSVLGRWKDDNILSAVSLDRQESEFGKHSSLPGSFSTKGFPNTLIQVQTERARRHLGQSGTKKKNKPKSRVGSFSLLSNNPSAAIQVTRVRRQLQKEKKKGKPRGRTGAYSAMDVPDKPEPLGQRRKRSPQKKKNQTKRIVCS, from the exons ATGGAAGCTGCTCTTTGGGTGTGCCTCAGTCTGCTCTGTCTGCAGGGCAGCTTTCTCCAGCTCACACGTGGTGCAGACTGCACTGGGACATCACCGGTGGAAGACTGTGTTAATGGGCAGACCACCGGAGGGAAG GATGGGTTTCTGCGGCTGATGCCATCTGCTCCAAGAGAGACCCATACCCAGAAAAAGCCACAG AGAGGACGACTTGAGGCACACTCTGTACTTGGT AGGTGGAAGGATGACAACATACTGTCAGCCGTGTCGTTGGACAGACAGGAGAGCGAGTTTGGGAAGCACTCCAGCCTTCCTGGGTCCTTCTCAACTAAGGGCTTCCCCAACACACTCATCCAAGTTCAG acagagcGGGCCAGGAGACACTTGGGCCAGTCTGGGACCAAGAAGAAGAACAAGCCTAAATCCAGAGTGGGATCTTTTTCTCTGCTCAGCAACAACCCCAGCGCCGCCATACAG GTAACCAGAGTACGGAGGCAGCtgcagaaggagaagaagaaagggaAGCCAAGAGGACGAACAGGAGCGTACTCCGCTATGGACGTACCAGACAAACCTGAACCCTTG GGACAAAGGCGCAAGAGGAgcccacagaagaagaagaatcaGACCAAGAGAATTGTTTGTTCATAA
- the si:dkey-12l12.1 gene encoding uncharacterized protein si:dkey-12l12.1 isoform X4, which produces MEAALWVCLSLLCLQGSFLQLTRGADCTGTSPVEDCVNGQTTGGKDGFLRLMPSAPRETHTQKKPQRWKDDNILSAVSLDRQESEFGKHSSLPGSFSTKGFPNTLIQVQTERARRHLGQSGTKKKNKPKSRVGSFSLLSNNPSAAIQVTRVRRQLQKEKKKGKPRGRTGAYSAMDVPDKPEPLGQRRKRSPQKKKNQTKRIVCS; this is translated from the exons ATGGAAGCTGCTCTTTGGGTGTGCCTCAGTCTGCTCTGTCTGCAGGGCAGCTTTCTCCAGCTCACACGTGGTGCAGACTGCACTGGGACATCACCGGTGGAAGACTGTGTTAATGGGCAGACCACCGGAGGGAAG GATGGGTTTCTGCGGCTGATGCCATCTGCTCCAAGAGAGACCCATACCCAGAAAAAGCCACAG AGGTGGAAGGATGACAACATACTGTCAGCCGTGTCGTTGGACAGACAGGAGAGCGAGTTTGGGAAGCACTCCAGCCTTCCTGGGTCCTTCTCAACTAAGGGCTTCCCCAACACACTCATCCAAGTTCAG acagagcGGGCCAGGAGACACTTGGGCCAGTCTGGGACCAAGAAGAAGAACAAGCCTAAATCCAGAGTGGGATCTTTTTCTCTGCTCAGCAACAACCCCAGCGCCGCCATACAG GTAACCAGAGTACGGAGGCAGCtgcagaaggagaagaagaaagggaAGCCAAGAGGACGAACAGGAGCGTACTCCGCTATGGACGTACCAGACAAACCTGAACCCTTG GGACAAAGGCGCAAGAGGAgcccacagaagaagaagaatcaGACCAAGAGAATTGTTTGTTCATAA
- the si:dkey-12l12.1 gene encoding uncharacterized protein si:dkey-12l12.1 isoform X5, translated as MEAALWVCLSLLCLQGSFLQLTRGADCTGTSPVEDCVNGQTTGGKRGRLEAHSVLGRWKDDNILSAVSLDRQESEFGKHSSLPGSFSTKGFPNTLIQVQTERARRHLGQSGTKKKNKPKSRVGSFSLLSNNPSAAIQVTRVRRQLQKEKKKGKPRGRTGAYSAMDVPDKPEPLGQRRKRSPQKKKNQTKRIVCS; from the exons ATGGAAGCTGCTCTTTGGGTGTGCCTCAGTCTGCTCTGTCTGCAGGGCAGCTTTCTCCAGCTCACACGTGGTGCAGACTGCACTGGGACATCACCGGTGGAAGACTGTGTTAATGGGCAGACCACCGGAGGGAAG AGAGGACGACTTGAGGCACACTCTGTACTTGGT AGGTGGAAGGATGACAACATACTGTCAGCCGTGTCGTTGGACAGACAGGAGAGCGAGTTTGGGAAGCACTCCAGCCTTCCTGGGTCCTTCTCAACTAAGGGCTTCCCCAACACACTCATCCAAGTTCAG acagagcGGGCCAGGAGACACTTGGGCCAGTCTGGGACCAAGAAGAAGAACAAGCCTAAATCCAGAGTGGGATCTTTTTCTCTGCTCAGCAACAACCCCAGCGCCGCCATACAG GTAACCAGAGTACGGAGGCAGCtgcagaaggagaagaagaaagggaAGCCAAGAGGACGAACAGGAGCGTACTCCGCTATGGACGTACCAGACAAACCTGAACCCTTG GGACAAAGGCGCAAGAGGAgcccacagaagaagaagaatcaGACCAAGAGAATTGTTTGTTCATAA
- the si:dkey-12l12.1 gene encoding uncharacterized protein si:dkey-12l12.1 isoform X6, producing the protein MEAALWVCLSLLCLQGSFLQLTRGADCTGTSPVEDCVNGQTTGGKRWKDDNILSAVSLDRQESEFGKHSSLPGSFSTKGFPNTLIQVQTERARRHLGQSGTKKKNKPKSRVGSFSLLSNNPSAAIQVTRVRRQLQKEKKKGKPRGRTGAYSAMDVPDKPEPLGQRRKRSPQKKKNQTKRIVCS; encoded by the exons ATGGAAGCTGCTCTTTGGGTGTGCCTCAGTCTGCTCTGTCTGCAGGGCAGCTTTCTCCAGCTCACACGTGGTGCAGACTGCACTGGGACATCACCGGTGGAAGACTGTGTTAATGGGCAGACCACCGGAGGGAAG AGGTGGAAGGATGACAACATACTGTCAGCCGTGTCGTTGGACAGACAGGAGAGCGAGTTTGGGAAGCACTCCAGCCTTCCTGGGTCCTTCTCAACTAAGGGCTTCCCCAACACACTCATCCAAGTTCAG acagagcGGGCCAGGAGACACTTGGGCCAGTCTGGGACCAAGAAGAAGAACAAGCCTAAATCCAGAGTGGGATCTTTTTCTCTGCTCAGCAACAACCCCAGCGCCGCCATACAG GTAACCAGAGTACGGAGGCAGCtgcagaaggagaagaagaaagggaAGCCAAGAGGACGAACAGGAGCGTACTCCGCTATGGACGTACCAGACAAACCTGAACCCTTG GGACAAAGGCGCAAGAGGAgcccacagaagaagaagaatcaGACCAAGAGAATTGTTTGTTCATAA